Proteins encoded together in one Tripterygium wilfordii isolate XIE 37 chromosome 14, ASM1340144v1, whole genome shotgun sequence window:
- the LOC120015462 gene encoding stAR-related lipid transfer protein 7, mitochondrial-like isoform X1, which yields MDGGLFDLMEFLRRPSITETFVDILLCAVPIWLAVMIGLVIGWSWRPRWTGFVFLGMRSKLRFVWTVPPGFGARRLWLAFTALSVFSACRTIWSNLKLKGEKSASREIDAASPSTRQVVEERGIATENDLEHLLYFLEGNIEWQSMMERSTPNMSYQAWIHEPETGPVVYRTRTVFEDATPELVRDFFWDDEFRTKWDPMLTSIKILEIYPDIGAMVVQWIKKFPFFCSDREYIFGRKIWEAGKTYYCVTKGVPYSGLEKRDKPRRVELYFSSWVIRAVESRKGDGQMSACEVTLIHYEDMGIPKDVAKLGVRHGMWGTVKKLHSGLRAYQNARKSDAPLSKSAFMAQMTTKLASDGSMGSSGPVSSEEEKRRAVETRKQEGHVIDWKWVVIGGVALVCGLQSGVVGKALMMGAGQRIARR from the exons ATGGACGGGGGATTATTCGATCTGATGGAGTTCCTTAGGAGGCCATCGATCACCGAAACATTTGTCGACATTTTGCTCTGCGCCGTACCTATTTGGCTGGCCGTGATGATCGGGCTTGTGATCGGTTGGTCCTGGCGCCCGCGATGGACCGGCTTTGTCTTCCTGGGGATGCGCTCCAAATTGAGGTTCGTATGGACAGTGCCGCCGGGATTTGGGGCCCGCCGTCTCTGGCTGGCATTCACGGCTCTCTCGGTTTTCTCCGCTTGCCGCACGAtttggtccaatttgaaattgAAGGGTGAGAAATCGGCGAGCCGAGAAATCGACGCCGCCAG CCCTAGTACCAGACAAGTGGTGGAAGAGCGTGGCATTGCCACTGAAAACGATTTGGAGCatctattatattttcttgaagGGAATATAGAATGGCAAAGTATGATGGAGAGATCTACTCCGAACATGTCATACCAAGCTTGGATTCATGAGCCTGAG ACAGGCCCAGTAGTATACCGCACTAGAACTGTCTTTGAGGATGCAACTCCAGAGTTGGTTAGAGACTTTTTCTGGGATGATGAATTTAGAACTAAATGGGATCCTATGCTCACGAGCATTAAAATATTGGAGATATATCCTGATATAGGAGCAATGGttgttcaatggataaaaaag TTCCCTTTTTTCTGCAGTGATAGAGAATATATTTTTGGTCGAAAAATATGGGAGGCTGGAAAGACCTATTATTGTGTGACAAAG GGAGTACCGTATTCAGGTTTAGAAAAACGTGACAAGCCAAGGCGTGTGGAGCTTTATTTCTCAAGTTGGGTTATTAGGGCTG TGGAATCCCGTAAAGGAGATGGACAGATGTCTGCTTGTGAGGTTACCCTTATACATTATGAGGACATGGGGATCCCCAAAGATGTGGCGAAGTTAGGAGTCCGCCATGGAATGTGGGGAACAGTCAAGAAACTACATTCAGGGTTGCGAGCATATCAGAATGCAAGGAAATCAGATGCTCCATTATCCAAAAGTGCATTTATGGCACAGATGACCACTAAACTTGCCTCTGATGGTAGCATGGGTTCTTCAGGGCCCGTTTCTAGCGAAGAAGAAAAGCGCCGGGCTGTGGAAACACGGAAACAAGAAGGTCATGTCATTGACTGGAAATGGGTAGTTATAGGTGGTGTAGCTCTCGTGTGTGGACTTCAGTCAGGTGTCGTTGGAAAGGCGTTGATGATGGGAGCAGGGCAAAGAATTGCCAGGAGGTGA
- the LOC120015462 gene encoding uncharacterized protein LOC120015462 isoform X2 gives MDGGLFDLMEFLRRPSITETFVDILLCAVPIWLAVMIGLVIGWSWRPRWTGFVFLGMRSKLRFVWTVPPGFGARRLWLAFTALSVFSACRTIWSNLKLKGEKSASREIDAASPSTRQVVEERGIATENDLEHLLYFLEGNIEWQSMMERSTPNMSYQAWIHEPEFPFFCSDREYIFGRKIWEAGKTYYCVTKGVPYSGLEKRDKPRRVELYFSSWVIRAVESRKGDGQMSACEVTLIHYEDMGIPKDVAKLGVRHGMWGTVKKLHSGLRAYQNARKSDAPLSKSAFMAQMTTKLASDGSMGSSGPVSSEEEKRRAVETRKQEGHVIDWKWVVIGGVALVCGLQSGVVGKALMMGAGQRIARR, from the exons ATGGACGGGGGATTATTCGATCTGATGGAGTTCCTTAGGAGGCCATCGATCACCGAAACATTTGTCGACATTTTGCTCTGCGCCGTACCTATTTGGCTGGCCGTGATGATCGGGCTTGTGATCGGTTGGTCCTGGCGCCCGCGATGGACCGGCTTTGTCTTCCTGGGGATGCGCTCCAAATTGAGGTTCGTATGGACAGTGCCGCCGGGATTTGGGGCCCGCCGTCTCTGGCTGGCATTCACGGCTCTCTCGGTTTTCTCCGCTTGCCGCACGAtttggtccaatttgaaattgAAGGGTGAGAAATCGGCGAGCCGAGAAATCGACGCCGCCAG CCCTAGTACCAGACAAGTGGTGGAAGAGCGTGGCATTGCCACTGAAAACGATTTGGAGCatctattatattttcttgaagGGAATATAGAATGGCAAAGTATGATGGAGAGATCTACTCCGAACATGTCATACCAAGCTTGGATTCATGAGCCTGAG TTCCCTTTTTTCTGCAGTGATAGAGAATATATTTTTGGTCGAAAAATATGGGAGGCTGGAAAGACCTATTATTGTGTGACAAAG GGAGTACCGTATTCAGGTTTAGAAAAACGTGACAAGCCAAGGCGTGTGGAGCTTTATTTCTCAAGTTGGGTTATTAGGGCTG TGGAATCCCGTAAAGGAGATGGACAGATGTCTGCTTGTGAGGTTACCCTTATACATTATGAGGACATGGGGATCCCCAAAGATGTGGCGAAGTTAGGAGTCCGCCATGGAATGTGGGGAACAGTCAAGAAACTACATTCAGGGTTGCGAGCATATCAGAATGCAAGGAAATCAGATGCTCCATTATCCAAAAGTGCATTTATGGCACAGATGACCACTAAACTTGCCTCTGATGGTAGCATGGGTTCTTCAGGGCCCGTTTCTAGCGAAGAAGAAAAGCGCCGGGCTGTGGAAACACGGAAACAAGAAGGTCATGTCATTGACTGGAAATGGGTAGTTATAGGTGGTGTAGCTCTCGTGTGTGGACTTCAGTCAGGTGTCGTTGGAAAGGCGTTGATGATGGGAGCAGGGCAAAGAATTGCCAGGAGGTGA
- the LOC120014529 gene encoding 40S ribosomal protein S15-4: protein MADVETEVAAAGLPKKRTFKKFSFRGVDLDALLDMSTDELVKLFPARARRRFQRGLKRKPMALIKKLRKAKREAPPGEKPEPVRTHLRNMIIVPEMIGSIIGVYNGKTFNQVEIKPEMISHYLAEFSISYKPVKHGRPGIGATHSSRFIPLK from the exons ATG GCGGATGTTGAGACAGAGGTGGCGGCGGCTGGACTGCCTAAGAAGAGGACATTCAAGAAGTTCAGCTTCAGAGGTGTGGATTTGGATGCTCTCCTCGAtatgtccacagatgagctcgTGAAGCTCTTCCCTGCTCGTGCTCGCAGAAG GTTTCAGAGGGGCCTCAAGAGGAAGCCCATGGCCCTGATCAAGAAACTTCGCAAGGCG AAAAGGGAAGCTCCGCCCGGTGAGAAGCCAGAACCAGTCAGAACCCACTTGCGCAACATGATCATCGTCCCTGAGATGATTGGAAGCATCATTGGGGTGTACAATGGCAAGACATTTAACCAGGTTGAAATCAAGCCTGAAATGATTAGTCATTACTTGGCTGAGTTTTCAATCTCATACAAGCCTGTTAAGCATGGTAGACCTGGTATTGGTGCTACCCACTCTTCGAGGTTCATTCCTCTCAAGTGA
- the LOC120015602 gene encoding transcription factor bHLH92-like, translating into MDWFSPEQYEHLWSELFPVIQTAFVPYTTIPTTTELDVLRGQNMNKRMIDFMRRTYNPTPPARIIETQVSDRERGLRHKMSERIRRNRERESYSALHSILPPGTKNSKKGIVDRADKSIRELQSYKEALERQNNELEAQLAAMEENGGGRKIRLSVPNPTSVVDSMLEVLKCFKCLGFKIRNIQSKLHDQELVIVVDIETEIGADEVKTAVERILEDGGRKLLFNYLSEE; encoded by the exons ATGGATTGGTTCTCTCCAGAACAATATGAGCACTTATGGTCTGAGCTTTTCCCTGTGATTCAAACCGCTTTTGTGCCATACACAACCATACCAACAACAACTGAGCTTGATGTGTTGAGGGGACAGAACATGAACAAGAGAATGATAGATTTCATGAGAAGAACATATAATCCAACCCCACCTGCAAGAATCATCGAGACCCAAGTATCCGACAGAGAACGCGGTCTACGACACAAGATGAGCGAGCGGATAAGGAGAaacagggagagagagagttattCAGCCTTACATTCAATATTACCTCCTGGAACCAAG AATTCTAAGAAGGGTATTGTGGATCGGGCAGATAAGAGCATTCGAGAGTTGCAGAGCTATAAGGAGGCACTGGAGAGACAAAACAATGAGCTTGAAGCACAATTGGCAGCAATGGAAGAAAATGGAGGAGGAAGAAAGATAAGACTAAGTGTGCCAAACCCAACATCGGTGGTTGATTCTATGCTTGAGGTTCTAAAATGCTTCAAGTGTTTGGGATTCAAAATTAGGAATATCCAGTCAAAACTCCATGACCAGGAGCTTGTAATAGTAGTGGATATTGAAACAGAG ATTGGAGCTGATGAAGTAAAGACTGCGGTAGAAAGGATACTGGAAGATGGTGGAAGGAAGCTTCTTTTCAATTATTTATCAGAAGAATAA